A single genomic interval of Bacteroidota bacterium harbors:
- a CDS encoding TlpA disulfide reductase family protein, protein MKKIILLLISVLFVSMAFSQVEVKNKKLPSLELKDLNGKIVNLNKYAENEKITVISVWATWCAPCIKEITNINEILDDWYDEYDMEFVIISIDNSRNAMKVKPFVNGKGWDFDALLDVNSDTKRALNYSNPPFTLLVNKDGEIVYRHTGYVEGDEYNLEEEIIKISK, encoded by the coding sequence ATGAAAAAAATCATTTTATTACTTATTTCAGTATTATTTGTATCAATGGCTTTTTCTCAAGTAGAAGTGAAAAATAAAAAACTACCTTCATTAGAATTAAAAGACCTTAACGGAAAAATAGTAAACCTTAACAAATACGCAGAAAACGAAAAAATTACAGTTATTTCAGTTTGGGCAACTTGGTGTGCACCTTGTATTAAAGAGATTACAAATATAAACGAGATACTTGATGATTGGTATGATGAATATGATATGGAATTTGTAATTATATCAATTGACAATTCAAGAAATGCTATGAAAGTAAAACCTTTTGTAAATGGTAAAGGATGGGATTTTGATGCTTTGCTTGATGTAAATAGTGATACAAAAAGAGCCTTAAATTACTCCAATCCACCTTTTACACTTCTGGTAAACAAAGATGGTGAAATTGTTTACAGACACACAGGTTATGTTGAAGGAGACGAATATAATCTTGAAGAAGAAATTATTAAAATAAGTAAATAA
- the rpsT gene encoding 30S ribosomal protein S20 produces MANHKSAIKRIRQNNVRRLRNKYQYKTLRNAITKFKTLTNKGEAEKEYNRITAMVDKLAKKNVIHKNKAANQKSSLAKFVNTLS; encoded by the coding sequence ATGGCAAATCATAAATCAGCAATTAAAAGAATAAGACAAAATAACGTTAGGAGACTAAGAAATAAGTATCAGTACAAGACTCTCCGTAATGCAATTACAAAGTTTAAAACTTTGACTAATAAAGGTGAAGCAGAGAAGGAATATAACCGCATTACTGCTATGGTTGACAAACTTGCAAAAAAGAATGTTATTCATAAAAACAAAGCAGCTAACCAAAAGTCATCCTTAGCAAAGTTTGTTAACACACTGTCTTAA
- the radC gene encoding DNA repair protein RadC, whose protein sequence is MSNDKKRLGIKQWSEEDRPREKLFSKGAKALTNAELLAILIGSGTRSLSAVDLGKEILNSCENDINELAKLSVSQMIKFKGIGEAKAITIAAALELGNRRSKFPSKNPKISSSKSVYDFMYSNFADLNIEKFYILLLKRSNQIINAKEISIGGISGTIVDPKIIFKYCIEELASSVILCHNHPSGNTKPSNADIELTNKIKQGAKLLDISLLDHLIFTNNSYFSFADEGLI, encoded by the coding sequence TTGAGCAATGATAAAAAAAGATTAGGAATTAAGCAATGGTCTGAAGAAGACAGACCAAGGGAAAAATTGTTTTCAAAAGGAGCTAAGGCATTAACTAATGCTGAATTATTAGCAATTCTCATAGGTAGCGGAACAAGGTCATTATCAGCAGTTGATTTAGGTAAAGAGATACTTAATAGTTGCGAAAATGATATTAATGAACTTGCAAAACTAAGTGTTTCCCAAATGATTAAGTTTAAGGGAATTGGAGAAGCAAAGGCAATTACTATTGCTGCCGCACTTGAATTAGGTAACAGACGTTCCAAATTTCCTTCAAAAAATCCTAAGATTAGTTCCAGTAAATCTGTTTACGATTTTATGTATTCTAACTTTGCGGATTTGAATATAGAAAAATTTTATATTTTACTCCTCAAAAGGTCAAATCAAATTATTAATGCTAAAGAAATTAGCATTGGTGGAATTTCAGGAACTATTGTTGACCCCAAAATAATTTTTAAATACTGTATTGAAGAACTTGCTTCTTCTGTAATACTTTGTCATAATCATCCCTCAGGAAATACTAAGCCAAGTAATGCCGATATTGAACTTACCAATAAAATCAAACAAGGAGCAAAATTGTTGGATATTTCTTTACTTGATCATTTGATTTTTACTAATAATTCATACTTTAGCTTCGCTGATGAAGGGTTGATTTAG
- a CDS encoding DUF6029 family protein, translating into MKKKYFIILLLLSSFYVFSQGQLSGDLMLNSNFYDKDTSIGANTSQYKHELSSAEAWMFLNYKISGFNFSVRYDLFNNSPLLDPSEVYTEQGLSFYSVNKMIGDLDITAGYFYDQFGTGIIFRAFEDRTLGLDYAINGIRLKYNFSDNFRAKAFTGKQKYRFGMHPQVLKGINIEKDINIKDKASLLTGAGLINRTIDHNTMGLIANEINSYLLEDRFVPKWNNFAATFYNTLIFKNINWYVEYAQKTNEAIKNKAGDKFIYKDGNVIYSSLNYSVMGFGLSLQYKKSTTFAMRTSPFMALLDGTINYMPPMSKQNSKALLARYSISAQEFGEEAFQTEATYSPNKKNTLKGNYSYVEDEKNDKLFSEINVEWYKKFSKKFKSTIGLQSIYYNKLVYENHLDNYKDGTQEDAIVKTITPYSEFVYKFSRKKSLRAEIEYLFTEQDHGDFLFTLLEYNIAPKFSFSVSDMINTKPKKLDEVKHYYNISLVYSHHQTRFQIGYMKQVEGVVCTGGICRVEPAFSGVKFNLTTSF; encoded by the coding sequence ATGAAAAAGAAATATTTTATTATTTTGCTTTTACTTTCTTCCTTTTATGTTTTTTCTCAAGGACAACTTTCGGGTGATTTAATGCTAAATTCTAACTTTTATGATAAAGATACATCCATAGGGGCAAACACTTCTCAGTACAAACATGAGCTTTCCTCAGCAGAGGCATGGATGTTTTTGAATTATAAAATAAGCGGTTTTAATTTTTCTGTCCGCTATGACCTGTTCAATAATTCTCCATTACTTGACCCAAGCGAAGTTTATACCGAGCAAGGATTATCTTTTTATTCAGTGAATAAAATGATTGGTGATTTGGATATTACAGCAGGGTATTTTTATGACCAATTTGGTACAGGAATAATTTTCAGAGCCTTTGAAGACAGAACATTAGGTTTGGATTACGCTATTAATGGTATAAGATTGAAATATAATTTCTCGGATAATTTTAGAGCAAAAGCATTCACTGGAAAACAAAAATATAGGTTTGGAATGCATCCACAGGTACTTAAAGGAATTAATATCGAAAAGGATATTAATATTAAAGATAAAGCATCTTTATTAACAGGTGCTGGATTGATAAACAGAACAATTGATCACAATACTATGGGTTTGATTGCCAATGAAATAAATTCATATCTTTTAGAAGACAGATTTGTTCCAAAGTGGAATAATTTTGCAGCTACTTTTTATAACACATTGATATTTAAAAATATAAATTGGTATGTTGAATATGCTCAAAAAACAAATGAGGCAATAAAAAATAAAGCAGGTGATAAATTTATTTATAAAGATGGAAATGTTATTTATTCATCTTTGAATTATTCGGTTATGGGATTCGGATTGAGTTTGCAGTACAAAAAATCTACAACTTTTGCTATGCGTACATCACCGTTTATGGCACTTCTTGACGGAACAATAAATTATATGCCTCCAATGAGCAAACAAAATTCAAAAGCACTTCTTGCTCGTTACAGTATTTCTGCACAGGAGTTTGGTGAGGAAGCATTTCAAACAGAAGCAACTTATTCCCCAAACAAAAAAAATACTTTAAAAGGAAATTATTCTTATGTTGAAGATGAAAAAAATGATAAATTATTTAGTGAAATAAATGTTGAATGGTATAAAAAATTTAGCAAAAAGTTTAAATCAACAATTGGTTTACAATCCATTTATTACAACAAATTAGTTTATGAAAATCATCTTGATAACTATAAAGACGGAACACAGGAAGATGCGATTGTTAAAACAATTACACCTTATTCGGAGTTTGTTTATAAATTCAGTAGAAAGAAATCTTTAAGGGCAGAAATAGAATATTTGTTTACAGAACAAGATCATGGAGATTTTTTATTTACTTTGCTGGAATATAATATTGCACCAAAATTTTCTTTTTCTGTTTCGGATATGATAAATACAAAACCTAAGAAACTTGATGAGGTTAAGCATTACTATAATATTTCTTTGGTTTATTCTCATCATCAAACAAGATTTCAGATTGGATATATGAAACAAGTTGAGGGTGTTGTATGTACAGGAGGGATTTGTAGAGTAGAGCCGGCTTTTAGCGGAGTAAAATTTAATTTAACAACAAGTTTTTAA
- a CDS encoding Omp28 family outer membrane lipoprotein encodes MKKLLVVFSIIVFFTACEEEGPYINFEPEIVDTSLIDTTYISLTSENAQTKNILIEDFTGVNCPNCPKAAQKIHDLQAQYPDRIVAVSIHPEGFAFTEPFSCHYDFRTDDGTNLLSFLGNCTGLPSGGIDRVKFASESRILINFTSWSGHLSERINETTDVNIHLSSSYKADSSDFAKVLVKAHYTENLSDTHYISVFLVESNIVDWQIKPFGIIDSFYTHNHVFRDALTMYNGELLFEQAEKNRVIEKEYKVEIKSEWVAENCSFLVFIHKSGIASKEVIHVEEIEIE; translated from the coding sequence ATGAAGAAATTATTAGTAGTATTTTCAATAATTGTTTTTTTTACGGCATGTGAAGAGGAGGGACCATACATTAATTTTGAACCTGAAATTGTTGATACATCTTTAATTGATACAACTTATATATCTTTAACATCAGAAAATGCACAAACAAAAAATATTTTAATTGAGGATTTTACAGGAGTAAATTGTCCTAATTGCCCAAAAGCCGCACAAAAAATTCATGACTTACAAGCTCAATATCCTGACAGAATAGTTGCTGTTTCAATTCATCCTGAAGGATTTGCTTTTACTGAACCTTTTAGCTGTCATTATGATTTTAGAACTGATGACGGTACAAATCTTTTGAGCTTTTTAGGAAATTGTACAGGTTTGCCATCAGGTGGAATAGACAGGGTGAAATTTGCATCCGAATCAAGAATATTAATTAATTTTACAAGTTGGTCAGGACATTTGAGTGAGCGAATAAATGAAACTACGGATGTAAATATTCATTTGAGTTCATCATACAAAGCAGACAGTAGCGATTTTGCTAAAGTATTAGTGAAAGCACATTATACCGAAAATCTTTCTGATACTCATTATATTTCCGTTTTTCTTGTAGAGAGTAATATTGTCGATTGGCAAATAAAACCATTTGGAATTATTGATTCTTTTTATACTCATAATCATGTTTTTAGAGATGCTTTAACTATGTACAACGGAGAACTTCTTTTTGAACAAGCTGAAAAAAATAGGGTAATTGAAAAAGAATATAAAGTTGAAATTAAATCTGAATGGGTAGCGGAAAATTGTTCCTTTCTTGTTTTTATTCATAAATCAGGAATAGCGAGTAAAGAGGTAATTCATGTTGAAGAAATTGAAATTGAATAA
- the rsmI gene encoding 16S rRNA (cytidine(1402)-2'-O)-methyltransferase translates to MPKLYVIPTPIGNLEDITLRALKVLKEVDLVLAEDTRQISKLLQHFEINTAKRAYHQHNEHKLVDNIVKELKDDDKIFALVSDAGTPAISDPGYLIVKKCIENNIKVECLPGATAFIPALVESGLPSTTFCFEGFLPHKKGRTKKLKELEDETRTMIFYESPYRLLKTLKQFTEYFGADREASISRELTKIYAETISSTIGELLKHFENNIIKGEFVIIINGKK, encoded by the coding sequence ATGCCAAAATTATACGTCATACCAACGCCAATAGGGAACTTAGAGGATATTACTCTACGTGCCTTAAAAGTGTTGAAAGAAGTTGATTTGGTATTAGCAGAGGATACACGACAAATATCAAAGTTGCTACAACATTTTGAGATAAACACAGCAAAGAGAGCATATCATCAGCATAACGAGCATAAACTTGTTGATAATATCGTTAAGGAACTAAAGGATGATGATAAAATATTTGCTTTGGTATCGGATGCAGGTACACCCGCTATTTCTGATCCCGGCTATCTCATTGTCAAAAAATGTATTGAAAATAATATAAAAGTAGAATGTCTTCCGGGAGCAACAGCTTTTATTCCTGCTTTGGTAGAATCAGGATTACCTTCAACAACTTTTTGCTTTGAAGGTTTTTTACCTCATAAAAAAGGTCGTACAAAAAAGTTGAAAGAACTTGAAGATGAAACTCGTACAATGATTTTTTATGAATCTCCTTATCGCTTGCTTAAAACTCTTAAGCAATTTACGGAATATTTCGGTGCGGATAGGGAAGCATCTATTTCACGTGAATTGACAAAAATATATGCCGAAACAATATCTTCAACAATTGGAGAACTTTTAAAACATTTTGAAAATAACATAATTAAAGGAGAATTTGTAATTATTATCAATGGAAAAAAATAG